A genomic window from Terriglobia bacterium includes:
- a CDS encoding FecR family protein produces MATDVVGMIHVSGNDATIDGHSCRAVDVGYDGDRLATGGNSKAVVTGRGTVVSLASNTSVKLGAKALELIEGSVVVSSESGASTKVDNLTISTPPGVRARFLAKRGNDELQLLALEGKVDVSDGQQTQPVPAVRGLRVKLPKDKDSENSPRGAARWSWLHNDDIGILIVVAGAVAAGVAVGLINSENATPVSAH; encoded by the coding sequence ATGGCCACGGATGTAGTCGGCATGATTCATGTTTCCGGAAATGATGCCACGATTGATGGCCATTCCTGCCGCGCCGTTGACGTGGGATACGATGGCGACCGGCTCGCCACCGGTGGCAACTCGAAAGCTGTCGTCACCGGCCGCGGCACAGTCGTTTCGCTGGCGTCGAACACCAGCGTGAAGCTCGGCGCCAAGGCGCTGGAGCTGATCGAAGGTTCGGTGGTCGTAAGCTCCGAATCCGGTGCCTCCACCAAAGTCGACAATCTCACCATCTCGACGCCTCCCGGCGTGCGCGCCAGGTTCCTGGCCAAGCGAGGGAACGATGAATTGCAACTCCTCGCTCTGGAAGGCAAGGTTGATGTCAGCGATGGGCAGCAAACACAGCCCGTGCCCGCGGTCAGAGGTCTGAGAGTCAAGCTTCCGAAAGACAAAGACTCGGAGAACTCACCCAGGGGCGCGGCCAGGTGGAGTTGGTTGCACAATGACGATATCGGCATTCTGATCGTGGTCGCTGGCGCTGTCGCGGCCGGCGTAGCTGTGGGTCTCATCAACTCCGAAAACGCCACGCCCGTGAGCGCACACTAG
- a CDS encoding nodulation protein NfeD, with the protein MKNEEVRTKDGLDWAQQRRTRRFSFFTSLLALLLLVSAATPACAEILRLDVHDTIHPISLEYITRGIVEAKAQHADAILIRISTPGGLAESTREIIQQIVASPVPVIIYVAPSGARAASAGFFILESADIAAMAPGTNTGAAHPVTLGGGQPDKIMSEKIENDSAALMRAVAAKRGRNVEVAESAVRQSKSFTDQEALKDKLIDVVAQNDEDLLKQLDGRTITRFNGETVTLHLAGKPVREFDMTLKQKILAFLMDPNMAFVLLAIGLLALYVEFNHPGAIVPGVVGFFFVVLAVFALNILPVRYAALALILVAFVFFALEAKFVSHGILTIAGIASLVLGALLLVDAPIPEMRVRLWTALAVAIPLGVISTFLMGIALKARRGKITTGAQGLVGEIAIARTPLVPQGKVFVHGELWNAISSVPADAGEQVRVRAVADLHLEVEPVTVSSPDQRAPNQPAHT; encoded by the coding sequence ATGAAGAATGAAGAAGTCAGAACGAAGGATGGTTTGGATTGGGCACAGCAGCGCCGCACCAGGCGTTTTTCATTCTTCACTTCCCTGCTCGCGCTTCTGCTTCTGGTATCCGCAGCCACTCCGGCGTGCGCCGAGATCCTGCGCCTCGACGTCCACGACACCATCCACCCCATCAGCCTGGAGTACATCACGCGCGGCATCGTCGAGGCCAAAGCGCAGCACGCCGACGCCATCCTCATCCGGATCTCCACGCCCGGCGGGCTGGCTGAATCCACGCGCGAGATCATCCAGCAGATCGTGGCCTCGCCGGTTCCGGTCATCATCTACGTGGCGCCCAGCGGGGCCCGCGCCGCCTCGGCCGGATTCTTCATCCTGGAGTCCGCCGACATCGCGGCCATGGCGCCGGGCACCAATACCGGCGCGGCGCATCCGGTGACCCTCGGCGGCGGGCAGCCAGACAAGATCATGTCGGAGAAAATCGAGAACGATTCCGCCGCTCTCATGCGCGCGGTAGCCGCCAAGCGCGGACGCAACGTGGAGGTGGCGGAAAGCGCCGTACGGCAATCCAAATCGTTCACCGACCAGGAAGCGCTAAAAGACAAGCTGATTGACGTGGTCGCGCAAAACGACGAAGACCTGCTCAAGCAACTCGACGGCCGCACCATCACGCGCTTCAACGGCGAGACCGTGACCCTGCATCTGGCGGGCAAGCCGGTGCGCGAGTTCGACATGACGCTGAAGCAGAAGATTTTGGCTTTCCTGATGGATCCCAACATGGCGTTCGTGCTGCTCGCCATCGGGCTGCTGGCGCTCTACGTCGAGTTCAACCATCCCGGCGCGATCGTCCCCGGCGTGGTCGGGTTTTTCTTTGTCGTGCTCGCCGTCTTCGCCTTGAATATCCTGCCGGTGCGTTACGCCGCGCTCGCACTGATCCTGGTCGCGTTCGTCTTTTTTGCGCTGGAGGCGAAATTCGTTTCGCACGGCATTCTCACCATCGCCGGCATCGCATCGCTGGTGTTGGGCGCGCTGCTGCTGGTGGACGCACCCATCCCGGAGATGCGAGTACGGCTCTGGACCGCGCTGGCGGTCGCCATTCCGCTCGGCGTGATCAGCACGTTCCTGATGGGCATCGCGCTCAAGGCGCGGCGCGGCAAGATCACGACCGGGGCGCAAGGCCTGGTCGGAGAAATCGCCATCGCCCGCACCCCGCTCGTGCCGCAGGGCAAAGTCTTCGTCCATGGCGAACTATGGAACGCGATCTCTTCCGTTCCGGCTGACGCCGGCGAGCAAGTGCGCGTCCGCGCCGTGGCAGACCTGCATCTCGAAGTGGAACCGGTGACCGTCAGCAGCCCAGACCAGCGCGCGCCGAATCAGCCGGCGCATACCTAG
- the ligD gene encoding DNA ligase D — protein MPLDDYSRKRDFARTPEPKADATLSAAQRFVVQRHAARRLHYDLRLEIGGALKSWAVPKGPTLDPKQKRLAVHVEDHPLEYGDFEGTIPAGNYGAGVVTVWDSGTFETLGEPAAEQQLERGDFKFQLHGSKLMGNFALVRIKSSKKDEWLLLKKPDFAAQDGWNAEDHLEPVRSRGVDLSLVSGAKLAAMPERVEPMLATLAGAVPEGGEWVYEIKWDGFRGLCFVTGGKLRLLSRNGHLLNRQFPELQHLPELITADSAIIDGEIVAFDAGGRPSFSLMQQRTGFVAAESRSRAPVSLVAFDLLYLNGYDLRDVALSERLKLLRSVLHTGTHLRLSESFSGTGQRVLQAARDHGLEGVVAKRLDSKYESGRSRSWVKVKFATQQEFVICGFTSGRRKPFSSLVLGYYDNGTLTWAGNVGTGFTDKLLAEIYSQLEKLASKRRAFPADEDIPDVTWVVPRLVCSVRYSGWGSDNHLRAPVFVGMRPDLDAKDSVRESAALSPAAPADDAKLLPPGKAEVTLEVGGRQLKFTNLNKVFYPADAYTKRDVVNYYHDVAALLVPHLAGRPLSLKRYPNGIDSEYFFQKDAPASFASWLNTEKIAAEDNAPAKRFVICDDEPTLLYLANLGCIDQNPWFSRVGSLDCPDFIVLDLDPYHCGFDRIVDAALLVRRKLADLELEGYPKTTGGDGMHVYVPIAADYTYEQVRTFAEIIARLVIAERPGLFTTPRTLTQREKGKVYFDYLQISWGKTISAPYVLRAHPKAPVATPLRWSEVRPGLSPLDFTLANVRARFRDLGDIFAPVLTNSQRLETAMQRLEKLFHAPK, from the coding sequence ATGCCCCTGGACGATTATTCCCGCAAGCGCGATTTTGCCCGCACCCCGGAGCCTAAGGCGGATGCCACACTTTCGGCGGCCCAGCGATTTGTCGTGCAGAGACACGCCGCCAGGCGTCTGCACTACGATCTTCGTCTGGAAATCGGCGGCGCGCTGAAGTCGTGGGCCGTTCCCAAGGGGCCCACCCTCGATCCGAAACAGAAGCGCCTGGCGGTTCATGTTGAGGATCACCCGCTGGAATACGGCGACTTCGAAGGAACCATCCCGGCGGGTAATTACGGCGCCGGAGTAGTGACCGTGTGGGACTCCGGCACCTTCGAAACGCTGGGCGAACCCGCGGCCGAGCAACAGCTTGAACGCGGCGACTTCAAGTTTCAACTGCACGGCAGCAAGCTCATGGGCAACTTTGCCCTGGTCAGGATCAAGAGCAGCAAGAAAGACGAGTGGCTGCTGCTGAAGAAGCCCGATTTCGCCGCCCAGGACGGGTGGAATGCGGAGGACCACCTGGAGCCGGTGCGCAGCCGAGGCGTGGATTTGTCGCTAGTTTCGGGGGCCAAGCTGGCTGCCATGCCGGAGCGGGTTGAGCCCATGCTGGCCACGCTGGCCGGCGCCGTACCCGAGGGCGGTGAGTGGGTGTACGAGATTAAGTGGGATGGATTCCGCGGGCTGTGCTTTGTGACCGGCGGCAAGCTTCGCCTCCTGTCGCGAAACGGTCATCTGCTGAACCGCCAGTTCCCGGAGTTGCAGCACCTGCCGGAATTGATCACGGCCGATTCCGCCATCATCGACGGCGAGATCGTCGCCTTCGATGCCGGCGGCCGGCCCAGCTTCAGCCTGATGCAGCAACGCACCGGCTTCGTCGCCGCGGAAAGCCGCAGTCGCGCGCCCGTCTCGCTGGTCGCCTTCGACCTGCTGTACCTGAACGGATACGACCTGCGCGATGTCGCCTTGAGCGAACGGCTCAAATTACTTCGCAGCGTGCTCCATACCGGAACGCACCTGCGGCTCTCGGAGTCCTTTTCCGGCACGGGCCAACGAGTGTTGCAGGCGGCGCGTGATCACGGCCTCGAAGGTGTGGTGGCGAAAAGACTCGACAGCAAGTACGAATCCGGCCGCAGCCGCTCCTGGGTCAAGGTAAAGTTTGCCACGCAACAGGAGTTTGTGATTTGTGGCTTCACCAGCGGCAGGCGGAAGCCTTTTTCCTCGCTCGTGCTGGGTTACTACGACAACGGCACGCTGACCTGGGCGGGAAATGTGGGGACCGGCTTCACCGACAAGTTGCTCGCCGAAATCTACTCACAACTGGAGAAGCTGGCGAGCAAGCGACGCGCCTTCCCGGCAGATGAAGATATCCCCGATGTGACCTGGGTCGTTCCCCGGCTGGTCTGCTCGGTGCGATACAGCGGCTGGGGCTCCGACAATCATCTGCGCGCTCCGGTTTTCGTCGGCATGCGTCCCGACCTGGATGCGAAAGATAGCGTACGCGAGTCGGCTGCCTTATCCCCTGCTGCGCCCGCGGACGACGCCAAGCTGTTGCCGCCAGGCAAGGCGGAAGTCACCCTCGAGGTGGGCGGACGACAGTTGAAGTTCACTAACCTGAACAAGGTGTTCTATCCCGCCGACGCCTACACCAAGCGTGACGTAGTCAACTACTACCATGACGTCGCGGCGCTGCTGGTCCCCCATCTGGCTGGCCGGCCGCTCTCCCTCAAGCGCTATCCCAATGGCATCGACAGCGAGTATTTTTTCCAGAAGGATGCGCCGGCGTCGTTCGCATCGTGGCTGAACACGGAGAAAATCGCCGCCGAGGACAATGCGCCTGCCAAGCGTTTTGTCATTTGCGACGATGAGCCGACCCTGCTGTATCTCGCCAACCTCGGTTGCATCGACCAGAACCCCTGGTTCAGCCGCGTCGGATCGCTGGACTGCCCGGACTTCATCGTGCTTGATCTTGATCCCTATCACTGCGGCTTCGACCGCATCGTGGACGCGGCGCTTCTGGTTCGCCGCAAGTTGGCGGATTTGGAACTGGAAGGCTATCCCAAGACCACCGGCGGCGATGGCATGCACGTGTATGTGCCGATCGCGGCTGACTACACCTACGAGCAAGTGCGTACCTTCGCCGAAATCATTGCCCGGCTGGTGATCGCGGAGCGTCCGGGACTGTTCACCACCCCGCGCACCTTGACACAGCGCGAAAAGGGGAAAGTTTATTTCGACTACCTGCAGATTTCCTGGGGCAAGACCATCTCCGCCCCGTACGTACTGCGCGCACACCCCAAAGCGCCCGTGGCGACTCCGCTGCGCTGGAGCGAAGTGCGGCCGGGATTGTCGCCGCTCGACTTCACGCTCGCCAACGTCCGCGCCAGATTCCGGGACTTGGGCGATATCTTTGCCCCGGTGCTGACCAATTCGCAACGCCTGGAGACGGCAATGCAACGGCTGGAAAAACTCTTCCACGCGCCGAAGTAG
- a CDS encoding iron-sulfur cluster assembly accessory protein: MATTTTTPTKTAPINMTPNAIAKVKEIMAQQNPVPAGLRVGVVGGGCSGFSYSMSFENAAGLMDKSYDFDGLKVFVDATSLMYLNGAQIDYIETLEGAGFKFENPNVKSTCGCGSSFNV; encoded by the coding sequence ATGGCGACAACGACGACAACTCCGACCAAGACGGCGCCGATCAACATGACCCCGAACGCAATCGCCAAGGTAAAGGAAATCATGGCGCAGCAAAACCCGGTCCCGGCAGGACTGCGGGTGGGCGTGGTGGGCGGAGGATGCTCCGGGTTCTCGTACTCGATGTCGTTCGAGAACGCGGCTGGGCTGATGGACAAGAGCTACGACTTCGACGGCCTGAAAGTGTTCGTGGACGCCACCTCCCTGATGTACCTGAACGGCGCCCAGATTGACTACATCGAGACGCTGGAAGGCGCCGGGTTCAAGTTCGAGAACCCGAACGTGAAGAGCACCTGCGGGTGCGGGTCGTCGTTCAACGTGTAA
- a CDS encoding tetratricopeptide repeat protein has translation MKLLRHIIVVLLVSLPSTGAAAQTRPAIPAARTLVVLPFENTSKAPGLEWISESFPEILGKRLASPLLYIVSREDRSYAFDRAGVPANLHLSRATLYRIAEQMDADLVVLGAYSFDGQTFTARAQLLDMKALRLSAEQVESGTLVKLIDIQTALAWDLLRLVNPELPPSRDQFVAAAGAIRLDAFENYVRGVIATSRPIKIKHFREAIRLSPDYTMAMLQLARTYFDERDYEQAAPWFARVPRSDPAAREANFYLGLAAYYLGDFAKSEEAFDFVASRLPLTEVYNNLGAVSGRRGKRAEIDYFQKAVKADGSDSDYHFNLGVALYRAGDFAGASRQLRETLSLRPTDSEAKTLLDSIAAGSVARTTDGAVRVSDSGGRTKIPMARIKRNYDETSFQQLALEIQNAAEARLAKTDSRSHAAFHVTRGREFLAKGFNAEAERDFREAIQLDPTSAAAHIGLARSLEDISDAGARAEAQAALRLEPISTEAMLVLARLDLKSNQPQAAEENVDRVLALEPENSAALALKRTIAEKIQK, from the coding sequence TTGAAGCTGCTTCGACACATCATTGTCGTGCTGCTGGTTTCCTTGCCGAGCACCGGCGCAGCCGCGCAAACGCGGCCGGCGATTCCTGCCGCCCGCACCCTGGTCGTGCTTCCCTTCGAGAACACCTCGAAAGCGCCGGGGCTGGAGTGGATCAGCGAATCCTTCCCCGAGATCCTGGGCAAGCGTCTGGCATCGCCGCTGCTCTACATCGTGTCGCGCGAAGACCGCAGCTACGCCTTCGACCGCGCCGGCGTTCCCGCCAACCTTCATCTTTCACGCGCCACGCTCTACCGCATCGCCGAGCAGATGGACGCAGACTTGGTCGTGCTCGGCGCCTACAGTTTCGACGGCCAGACGTTCACCGCGCGTGCCCAACTGCTCGACATGAAGGCGCTGCGGCTGTCCGCCGAGCAGGTCGAATCAGGGACGCTGGTCAAGCTGATTGACATCCAGACCGCGCTCGCCTGGGACCTGCTGCGGCTGGTGAATCCCGAACTGCCGCCCTCGCGCGACCAATTCGTGGCCGCCGCCGGCGCCATCCGACTCGACGCTTTCGAAAATTATGTTCGTGGCGTGATCGCGACCTCGCGGCCGATCAAGATCAAACATTTCCGCGAAGCTATCCGCCTCAGCCCCGACTACACCATGGCCATGCTGCAACTGGCGCGAACCTACTTCGACGAGCGCGATTACGAACAGGCGGCGCCATGGTTCGCACGGGTTCCGCGCAGCGATCCGGCGGCGCGCGAAGCCAACTTCTACCTGGGCTTGGCCGCCTACTACCTGGGCGACTTCGCCAAGTCGGAAGAGGCGTTTGACTTCGTGGCCTCGCGGCTGCCGCTCACCGAGGTTTACAACAACCTGGGCGCGGTCAGCGGACGGCGCGGCAAGCGGGCCGAGATTGACTACTTCCAGAAAGCGGTCAAGGCCGATGGCAGCGATTCCGACTACCACTTCAACCTGGGGGTCGCGCTCTATCGTGCGGGCGATTTCGCCGGCGCTTCCCGCCAGTTGCGCGAGACGCTTTCGCTTCGTCCGACCGATTCCGAAGCCAAGACGCTGCTCGACAGCATCGCCGCCGGCAGCGTGGCCCGGACCACCGACGGTGCGGTTCGGGTCTCTGACTCGGGTGGCCGCACGAAGATCCCGATGGCGCGCATCAAGCGCAACTACGACGAGACTTCCTTCCAGCAGCTAGCGCTGGAAATCCAGAACGCCGCCGAAGCGCGCCTGGCGAAGACCGACTCGCGCTCGCACGCCGCGTTTCACGTCACGCGCGGGCGCGAGTTTCTGGCCAAGGGCTTCAACGCCGAGGCGGAGCGCGATTTCCGCGAAGCCATTCAGCTCGATCCGACCAGCGCCGCCGCGCACATCGGACTGGCACGCTCGTTGGAGGACATCAGCGACGCCGGCGCGCGCGCCGAGGCCCAAGCCGCGCTGCGCCTGGAGCCGATCTCAACCGAGGCTATGCTGGTGCTGGCGCGCCTTGACCTGAAATCCAACCAGCCACAGGCAGCCGAAGAAAACGTTGACCGCGTCCTCGCCCTGGAACCCGAAAACTCCGCGGCGCTGGCACTGAAGCGAACCATCGCTGAGAAGATCCAGAAATGA
- a CDS encoding Ku protein has product MASTVWKGHLTFGLVSLPVKLFSAARSETVSFNQLHATDHSRVKQVLFCQAEDKPVARNELVKGYEYEKDKYVVIGEDDIKKAAPPSSRTMEILEFVKSDQVDPVYYESSYYMAPDDAGEKPYALLFEALKRAGYVGIAKIAMHNREHIVILRPGQRGILLHTMYYEDEVRKMEEFRTDSSLVKDKELELAMTLINSLAAEFEPIKYKDSYRENLMAMIQAKVQGRQVVEAPATQQLAPVIDIMEALKASLALGKKPVRSVVSAEQPAEAMPEAEPAAKPKRARKTG; this is encoded by the coding sequence ATGGCAAGCACAGTGTGGAAGGGGCACCTCACGTTTGGATTGGTGTCCCTACCGGTAAAACTCTTTAGCGCGGCACGCAGCGAAACCGTCAGCTTCAACCAGTTGCACGCGACTGATCACTCCCGCGTTAAGCAGGTCCTTTTCTGTCAGGCCGAGGACAAGCCCGTGGCCCGCAACGAACTGGTGAAGGGCTACGAATACGAAAAGGACAAGTACGTCGTCATCGGCGAGGATGACATCAAGAAGGCGGCTCCGCCCTCGTCCAGGACGATGGAGATCCTGGAGTTCGTCAAGTCCGACCAGGTTGATCCCGTGTACTACGAGAGCTCGTATTACATGGCGCCCGACGATGCCGGCGAAAAGCCGTATGCGCTGCTGTTCGAGGCACTGAAGCGCGCGGGCTACGTGGGCATCGCCAAGATCGCGATGCATAACCGCGAGCACATTGTCATTCTGCGTCCCGGCCAGCGCGGCATCCTGCTGCACACCATGTACTACGAGGATGAAGTGCGCAAGATGGAGGAGTTTCGCACCGACAGCTCACTGGTCAAGGACAAGGAACTGGAGCTGGCGATGACTCTGATCAACTCGCTGGCCGCCGAGTTCGAGCCGATCAAGTATAAAGACTCGTACCGCGAAAACCTGATGGCGATGATCCAAGCCAAGGTACAGGGCCGGCAGGTGGTCGAGGCGCCCGCGACCCAGCAACTTGCTCCGGTGATCGACATCATGGAAGCGCTGAAGGCGAGCCTTGCCTTGGGCAAGAAACCAGTGCGCTCGGTTGTCAGTGCGGAGCAACCCGCGGAGGCGATGCCCGAAGCCGAGCCCGCCGCGAAACCAAAGCGAGCGCGAAAGACCGGCTGA